The Acipenser ruthenus chromosome 27, fAciRut3.2 maternal haplotype, whole genome shotgun sequence genome includes a window with the following:
- the LOC117432139 gene encoding U5 small nuclear ribonucleoprotein TSSC4-like produces the protein MSDKDDDGDARQVVPGKATDCDSTVLSDTISLSDSDPEDSTTPYDPEVEDLSSDESSDGDCSSGEPARRLGSAGTKEPFQLKGTSSGFSFRSQSIFDSLGTAGKRAAPSLGDDDLIDGPFVRPLPPLAKKKDAEHGAPKPLSKAVPDYLAHPERWTKYSLEDMPESSNQRNTAVAQEFMGSLQKRKGESMDTRESFSPAFNQENSSSVSGCRIVFSKPSRAVTAAEKQEEEEEGEEEECKGRERGREDSVKKVGLLHLKELEDEVKADLKRKRADEGEGAGGLVAAVGFHSSRKINRKNIRKTMENQKEDD, from the coding sequence ATGAGCGACAAAGATGACGACGGGGATGCCAGACAGGTAGTGCCCGGCAAGGCCACAGACTGCGACAGCACAGTGCTTTCAGACACCATCTCCCTGAGCGACTCCGACCCCGAGGACTCCACCACCCCCTACGACCCTGAGGTGGAAGACTTATCCTCGGACGAGTCCTCGGATGGGGACTGCAGCTCCGGAGAGCCCGCGAGACGCCTTGGATCTGCTGGTACGAAGGAGCCTTTCCAGCTGAAAGGTACCAGCTCGGGCTTCTCCTTCCGCAGCCAGAGCATATTCGACAGCCTGGGAACCGCTGGCAAACGTGCAGCGCCTTCCCTAGGGGACGACGACCTCATCGACGGCCCCTTCGTGCGCCCCCTACCCCCGCTTGCCAAGAAGAAGGATGCGGAACACGGGGCTCCCAAGCCCCTCTCCAAGGCCGTGCCAGACTACCTGGCCCACCCAGAGCGCTGGACCAAGTACAGCCTGGAAGACATGCCGGAATCCAGCAACCAGAGGAACACCGCGGTGGCCCAGGAGTTCATGGGCAGCCTGCAGAAGAGGAAAGGAGAGTCAATGGACACTCGGGAGTCCTTCTCTCCAGCCTTCAACCAAGAGAACTCCAGCAGCGTGTCGGGCTGCAGGATTGTCTTCTCCAAGCCCAGCAGAGCTGTCACTGCTgcagagaaacaggaggaggaagaggagggggaggaggaggagtgcaAGGGGAGGGAAAGGGGCCGAGAGGACTCGGTAAAGAAGGTAGGTCTGCTACACCTGAAGGAGCTGGAGGATGAAGTGAAAGCAGACCTGAAGAGGAAGAGGGCCGATGAGGGGGAGGGAGCGGGGGGgctggtggcagcggtgggatttcaCAGCAGCCGGAAGATCAACAGGAAGAACATCCGAAAGACTATGGAGAACCAGAAGGAGGATGACTAG
- the LOC117432205 gene encoding anoctamin-9-like, with product MESENNKPDRGNQRSRVNIELVPIRDPDHATETDHTSLIPCSKYDYVLVGKEYAGDSEHDRKQKAFIKALENKGYQTQKLREKNKVYFGIRAPQEIFSKYAHLLKNPDNCSEEEKVSTPTRIRIVKFMLDNTFIGNGEKLHALLKEKVFEAVFPLHEEREQKKLIKKWARWTACFKTQPINEVRMYFGEKVALYFLWLGWYTYMLVPAALIGVIVFLYGLAFFESNPLIKEVCEGNSTIMCPLCDKCPMWQLSETCTYAKVTHLFDNEGTVFFSMFMALWATWFLEIWKRHRSREVCKWKLNNWDENEEELALELINDPDCTQDRYQHSYLRSILVLVLVCCMIALIVGLAQALVVFRVIATVFLSASKWQLMSDHANTVAVMMGAVLHYLTITIMTKVNRKVALFLCDLEKTRSNTGRERNFTVKMFTFQFLTLFSSLIYVAFFLGRINGRPGSYVRIAGMWRLEECHPSGCITDLFIQMAIIMVLKQTLNNVVEFMSPWVNYKIHNLQDKSPKGGSESNCIRDSWLHNYHMNEVDAFSLFNEFLEMMIQYSFTTIFVAAFPLAPLLALINNLFEIRLDAIKMVSLERRMFCKKTNDIGIWLQVLHAIGVLAVIANGLVIGVTSDFIPRLVYKYIYGPCAKGATDIDCMSGYINNSLSTVYMKDHNIQRDFEPGQLIFNGNNVTQCKYKDYRSDDDYAYTSQFWLIFAARFAFVLLFEHVAVVIKFIAAWFVPDVPLAVKNENLDRKFERLKRELRKMENRTTDI from the exons ATGGAATCTGAAAACAACAAACCCGATAGGGGCAATCAAAGGAGTCGG gttAACATTGAGCTGGTGCCGATAAGAGATCCAGACCACGCCACAGAGACAGACCACACTTCTCTGATTCCATGT AGTAAATATGACTATGTGTTGGTGGGTAAAGAGTATGCAGGTGACTCGGAGCACGACAGGAAGCAGAAGGCTTTTATCAAGGCTCTGGAGAATAAAGGCTATCAGACCCAG aaactCAGGGAGAAGAATAAAGTGTATTTTGGCATACGTGCCCCACAAGAGATATTTTCAAAGTATGCCCACCTCCTGAAGAATCCTGATAACTGTTCGGAGGAAGAGAAGGTATCCACACCCACCAG AATTCGGATCGTCAAATTTATGCTGGACAACACTTTCATCGGAAATGGAG AGAAACTGCATGCATTACTGAAGGAGAAAGTCTTTGAAGCTGTGTTTCCTCTGCATGAG gagAGGGAACAGAAGAAGCTTATAAAGAAGTGGGCTCGCTGGACAGCCTGCTTCAAAACACAGCCCATTAACGAAGTCAG GATGTATTTTGGGGAGAAGGTGGCCCTGTATTTCCTGTGGCTGGGCTGGTACACTTACATGCTCGTACCAGCGGCTCTCATCGGGGTCATAGTGTTCCTCTACGGACTGGCTTTCTTTGAAAGCAACCCACTTAt TAAAGAGGTCTGTGAAGGGAACTCCACTATAATGTGCCCGCTGTGTGACAAGTGTCCCATGTGGCAGCTTTCTGAAACCTGCACCTACGCCAAG GTCACCCATTTGTTTGACAATGAGGGCACAGTGTTCTTCTCTATGTTCATGGCCTTGTGGG CCACGTGGTTCCTGGAGATCTGGAAGAGACATCGCTCTCGGGAGGTCTGCAAGTGGAAGCTGAACAACTGGGACGAGAACGAG GAGGAGCTTGCCCTGGAGCTGATCAATGATCCGGACTGCACTCAGGATCGATACCAGCACTCCTACCTACGCAGCatcctggttctggttctggtgtGTTGCATG ATCGCACTGATCGTTGGGCTGGCCCAGGCGCTCGTGGTATTCCGGGTCATTGCGACAGTGTTTCTGTCTGCGAGCAAGTGGCAGCTGATGAGTGACCACGCCAACACCGTGGCAGTCATGATGGGAGCAGTGCTGCACTATCTGACCATCACCATCATGACCAAG GTCAATAGAAAAGTGGCCTTATTTCTGTGTGATTTAG AAAAAACGCGGTCGAACACAGGCAGGGAGAGAAACTTCACTGTCAAGATGTTCACCTTCCAGTTCCTCACCCTGTTCTCCTCGCTCATCTACGTCGCCTTCTTCCTGGGGAG GATTAATGGGCGTCCAGGGAGCTACGTCAGAATAGCAGGGATGTGGAGACTGGAGGAG TGCCACCCCAGCGGCTGCATCACAGATCTCTTCATCCAGATGGCCATCATCATGGTTCTCAAGCAGACTCTCAACAATGTGGTCGAGTTCATGTCCCC CTGGGTGAATTACAAAATACACAATCTGCAGGACAAGAGTCCCAAGGGGGGCAGCGAGTCAAACTGCATCCGGGACAGCTGGCTGCATAACTACCACATGAACGAAGTCGACGCCTTCAGCCTGTTCAACGAGTTCCTGGAAATGA TGATCCAGTACAGCTTTACCACTATATTCGTGGCTGCCTTCCCTCTGGCCCCTTTACTGGCTCTCATCAACAACCTCTTTGAGATCAGACTGGACGCCATCAAAATGGTCAGCCTGGAGAGAAGGATGTTTTGCAAGAAGACCAACGACATCG GGATTTGGCTGCAGGTGCTGCACGCGATTGGGGTGCTGGCAGTGATCGCCAACGGGCTGGTGATCGGAGTCACGTCAGATTTCATCCCCCGTCTGGTCTACAAGTACATCTACGGACCCTGTGCTAAAGGAGCCACGGACATTGA CTGCATGTCAGGGTACATTAACAACAGCCTGTCCACCGTCTATATGAAGGATCACAACATCCAGAGGGACTTTGAGCCGGGCCAGCTCATCTTCAACGGCAACAATGTGACCCAGTGCAA GTACAAGGATTACCGCAGTGATGATGACTATGCCTACACGTCTCAGTTCTGGCTCATCTTCGCTGCGCGCTTTGcctttgttttactgtttgag CACGTTGCCGTTGTGATAAAGTTCATCGCTGCCTGGTTTGTACCCGATGTCCCGCTGGCAGTGAAAAACGAGAATCTGGATCGCAAATTTGAAAGATTGAAGAGAGAGCTGAG GAAAATGGAGAATCGAACCACAGATATATGA